The proteins below come from a single Cylindrospermopsis raciborskii Cr2010 genomic window:
- a CDS encoding vWA domain-containing protein gives MLNVVKKNYTLSYFRLKTCLIGKSLTLSLFLMSSLISPTLAGIKKAEIVDSPTIKDDRVTIKIKVLGEESRPVMGLERNNFELKLDGKKFKFKPKDWKSPEETVPPPAWIIVLLDFSGSMNQTDSGGSKKITGAINAIGQFAKVSSERGGDTQISIVPFGEAGKNCPEYPVDKDTLDKFISASDFKLQNSLEYLSTLNPCGSTNLYQPLKKSLQFLGNPEDPRFTLPENSSDPQPRLSIILLSDGYHNAMNEYRDFSELKSLLKDYENITVHTLGYGLTPEQLGVKYGLNRPATRQDVNANKVPEAEFVDKTRLAEIANLTGGIAEFSGDEKAIAENLQLFLNALLGEYQISYIQPNAERGTLHKVQVRVKDENSQGESKLVEYIMPVFGRSLPLANRLFMVISILFVVIVGGIIPFYYWGEYLKREVQAN, from the coding sequence ATGTTGAATGTAGTTAAAAAAAATTACACATTGAGTTATTTTCGTTTAAAAACTTGTTTAATTGGCAAATCTCTGACCCTATCTTTGTTTTTAATGAGCAGTTTAATTAGTCCCACTTTAGCGGGAATTAAAAAGGCTGAGATTGTGGATAGTCCTACTATTAAAGATGATAGGGTTACCATTAAAATCAAAGTGTTAGGAGAAGAAAGTAGACCAGTGATGGGTTTAGAGAGAAATAATTTTGAGTTAAAACTGGATGGCAAAAAATTCAAATTTAAACCCAAGGACTGGAAAAGTCCAGAAGAAACAGTACCGCCCCCAGCGTGGATTATTGTTTTACTAGATTTTAGTGGTAGCATGAATCAAACGGATAGCGGTGGTAGTAAGAAAATCACAGGTGCAATTAATGCAATTGGGCAATTTGCTAAAGTTTCTAGTGAGAGGGGAGGAGATACGCAAATCTCCATAGTTCCCTTTGGTGAAGCAGGGAAAAATTGTCCAGAATACCCTGTAGATAAGGATACATTGGACAAATTTATATCAGCTAGTGATTTTAAACTGCAAAATAGTTTGGAATATTTATCTACTTTGAATCCTTGTGGATCTACCAATTTATATCAACCTTTAAAGAAGTCCTTGCAGTTTTTAGGTAATCCAGAAGATCCACGTTTTACCCTACCAGAAAATTCGTCAGATCCCCAACCAAGACTATCAATCATCCTGTTATCTGATGGCTATCACAATGCTATGAATGAATATCGAGATTTTAGTGAGTTAAAATCCCTGTTGAAAGATTATGAAAATATTACTGTACACACTTTAGGATATGGATTAACACCAGAACAATTGGGAGTAAAATATGGACTCAACCGTCCAGCTACCCGTCAAGATGTTAATGCAAATAAGGTTCCTGAAGCAGAATTTGTCGATAAAACAAGATTGGCAGAAATTGCTAATTTGACCGGTGGAATTGCAGAGTTTTCTGGAGATGAGAAAGCAATAGCAGAGAATTTACAATTGTTTCTCAACGCTCTATTAGGAGAATACCAAATTAGCTATATCCAACCCAATGCAGAACGAGGAACTTTACATAAAGTCCAGGTACGAGTCAAGGATGAAAACAGTCAAGGTGAGTCAAAGTTGGTAGAATATATCATGCCTGTATTTGGGCGATCGCTCCCTTTGGCAAATCGTTTATTTATGGTTATATCCATACTGTTCGTTGTAATAGTTGGGGGAATAATTCCCTTTTACTACTGGGGAGAATATCTCAAACGTGAGGTACAAGCGAATTAG
- a CDS encoding PrpF domain-containing protein yields the protein MNQLAIPCLLFRSGTSRGPFFLSGDLPDDHTTRDKIILATMGSPDERQIDGIGGATTLTSKVVIFSPSHHDWADIDFLFGQVSINQNLIDWSPSCGNMTAAVAHAAIKRGLVSALDPITKVKIRNLNTNSLVETVVQTPQSEIMYDGNTSIDGVPGAAAPVVMNFMEVVGSKTGQLLPTGHCREEIEGIEVTCQEY from the coding sequence ATGAATCAGTTAGCGATACCCTGTCTACTATTTCGCAGTGGAACATCCCGTGGACCATTTTTTTTGTCTGGAGATCTACCTGATGACCATACCACCCGGGACAAAATAATTTTGGCAACTATGGGTTCACCAGATGAAAGACAAATAGATGGTATAGGGGGTGCAACAACATTAACTAGTAAGGTTGTGATTTTCTCTCCATCTCATCACGATTGGGCAGATATAGATTTTCTTTTTGGACAGGTTAGCATTAATCAGAATTTGATTGACTGGAGCCCATCCTGTGGTAACATGACCGCCGCAGTTGCTCATGCTGCTATTAAAAGAGGTTTGGTCTCAGCGTTAGATCCCATAACCAAGGTGAAAATTCGCAACTTAAACACCAATTCATTAGTTGAAACTGTAGTACAAACTCCCCAATCTGAAATTATGTATGATGGTAACACGTCTATTGACGGAGTACCAGGAGCAGCAGCACCAGTTGTGATGAATTTTATGGAGGTTGTGGGATCTAAAACCGGTCAGTTGTTACCAACGGGCCATTGTCGGGAAGAAATCGAGGGAATTGAGGTTACCTGTCAGGAATATTAG
- a CDS encoding APC family permease → MAVSHPVSGGIYEYGYKYLTPWLGFTGGWIYLLSKTAVAATAALGFSGYLLNNIGLADAGILIPVAEIAVVIITLIVFGGMRSSQISTIVVVLITMASLLGLITAGLFFCFSHGWGKLTFSGINSYQGATSFLQSVALMFVSYNGAARISMVSEEIVDPKKSIPRAIIFTVVTTMVLYIGVSLVSLGSIGAESFAAATRTNAAPLKAVADSFGIPLVSNLLALGAITSMLSILLTTVLGVSRLLLAMGRRGDMPKLFAKLNTAGTTPEFAVIFVGIAIAVLVLIGDVRVTWSFGTFGALYRSFITSLSALQIGDQERLYPKWISWFSLCSSVVLAFCIEWYYWTIGLGLVIVGLIWRFIFRQLYTSENIQLITKD, encoded by the coding sequence CTGGCTGTTAGCCATCCGGTTAGTGGTGGTATTTATGAATATGGTTATAAATACTTAACTCCTTGGTTAGGTTTTACAGGAGGTTGGATCTATCTTCTAAGTAAAACTGCTGTAGCCGCCACAGCGGCTTTGGGATTTTCTGGTTATCTTTTAAACAATATTGGTCTTGCTGATGCAGGTATTTTAATCCCCGTAGCGGAAATAGCTGTAGTTATTATTACGTTGATTGTGTTTGGTGGTATGCGCAGTTCCCAGATATCAACGATTGTAGTGGTCTTAATCACTATGGCTTCTTTACTGGGTTTAATTACTGCAGGTCTATTCTTCTGCTTTTCCCATGGTTGGGGAAAATTAACATTTTCGGGAATAAACTCTTATCAGGGAGCAACTAGTTTCTTGCAATCGGTAGCTCTGATGTTTGTTTCTTATAATGGTGCTGCTCGGATTTCTATGGTCAGCGAAGAAATTGTTGACCCTAAAAAAAGTATACCAAGGGCAATTATTTTCACCGTGGTGACAACAATGGTTCTGTACATTGGTGTTTCACTGGTTAGTTTAGGTTCCATTGGGGCAGAATCATTTGCTGCTGCGACAAGAACAAACGCTGCTCCATTAAAGGCTGTAGCTGATAGTTTTGGTATTCCTTTAGTCTCTAACCTATTGGCTTTAGGTGCAATTACTTCCATGTTAAGTATATTGCTAACAACTGTTTTAGGCGTTTCTCGATTACTTTTAGCCATGGGAAGAAGGGGAGATATGCCTAAATTGTTTGCCAAACTGAACACTGCAGGAACAACACCAGAATTTGCCGTTATCTTTGTGGGTATTGCAATTGCGGTTTTAGTATTAATTGGTGATGTAAGGGTAACATGGTCTTTTGGCACTTTTGGTGCACTATACCGCAGTTTTATTACCAGTTTGTCAGCATTACAAATTGGGGATCAAGAAAGATTATATCCAAAGTGGATATCTTGGTTTTCTTTGTGCAGTTCAGTAGTGTTAGCCTTCTGTATTGAATGGTATTATTGGACAATTGGTTTAGGATTAGTCATTGTGGGATTAATCTGGCGTTTTATATTCCGTCAGCTTTATACCTCGGAGAATATTCAGTTAATAACCAAGGACTAA
- the chlG gene encoding chlorophyll synthase ChlG, producing the protein MSESAPINHNSQPPTVESINQESIDTENSGERTSKTRQLLGMKGAASGETSIWKIRLQLMKPITWIPLIWGVVCGAASSGNYSWSLENVLKAALCMLLSGPLLTGYTQTINDYYDREIDAINEPYRPIPSGAISEKQVVSQFVILLLLGYGVAYILDIWAGHTFPNVLMLSVFGSFVAYIYSAPPLKLKQNGWLGNYALGASYIALPWWAGHALFGELNWKIVVLTLFYSLAGLGIAIVNDFKSVEGDRQLGLNSLPVMFGIQTAALICVVMIDVFQGLVAGYLVSIHENLYAAILALLIIPQITFQDMYFLRDPIGNDVKYQASAQPFLVLGMLVTGLALGHGGGVM; encoded by the coding sequence ATGTCTGAATCCGCCCCTATAAATCACAATTCTCAGCCCCCAACAGTGGAATCCATAAATCAAGAATCCATAGATACAGAAAATTCAGGAGAACGCACATCTAAAACTCGTCAACTTTTAGGAATGAAAGGTGCAGCATCCGGAGAAACATCCATCTGGAAAATTCGGTTACAGTTGATGAAACCTATTACCTGGATTCCCTTAATTTGGGGCGTGGTCTGTGGTGCAGCTTCTTCTGGTAACTACAGCTGGAGCTTAGAAAATGTTTTGAAAGCAGCACTTTGTATGTTACTTTCAGGTCCCTTACTAACTGGTTACACCCAAACCATTAATGATTATTATGACCGAGAAATAGATGCTATCAATGAACCTTACCGCCCAATTCCTTCCGGAGCAATTTCTGAAAAACAAGTAGTTAGTCAGTTTGTAATTTTATTATTATTGGGCTATGGAGTTGCTTATATTTTAGATATATGGGCGGGTCACACATTCCCTAATGTTTTGATGCTGTCGGTTTTTGGCTCTTTCGTTGCCTATATTTATTCAGCTCCTCCATTAAAATTAAAACAAAATGGTTGGTTGGGTAACTATGCTTTAGGTGCTAGTTATATTGCCTTACCTTGGTGGGCGGGTCATGCTTTATTTGGTGAATTAAATTGGAAAATTGTGGTTCTTACCCTATTTTACAGTTTGGCTGGTTTGGGGATTGCTATTGTCAATGACTTTAAAAGTGTGGAAGGCGATCGCCAGTTAGGTTTAAATTCATTACCGGTGATGTTTGGCATTCAAACTGCGGCTCTAATTTGTGTGGTGATGATAGATGTATTCCAAGGTTTAGTAGCAGGTTATCTAGTCAGCATTCATGAAAATCTATATGCGGCAATTTTGGCATTATTAATCATTCCCCAAATTACTTTCCAGGATATGTATTTCCTAAGAGATCCTATCGGTAATGATGTGAAATACCAGGCCAGTGCTCAACCGTTTCTAGTTTTGGGAATGCTAGTTACTGGTCTAGCACTGGGCCATGGGGGAGGTGTTATGTGA
- a CDS encoding Get3/ArsA fold putative tail anchor-mediating ATPase NosAFP, whose product MALILTFLGKNGIGRSKIAIAAARFLASQGKRVLLAGLADPTLPILLGTSLSADPEQIAPNLEAVQFQVSVMLERNWEEVKKLEAQYLRTPIIQDVYGQELVVLPGMDNALALNAIREYDASGKYDVIIYDGTGDIFTLRMLGMPESLSWYIRRFRQLLANSDLGRAISESPLIQPVITSLFNVNWTAENFAQPANQINNFLDQGKAALADPTRVCGFLVTTADSIDVANARYLWGTAQQVGLTVGGIILLYADTSNNLSTEFAPLPVSMVPDICSGNWQPMIDALPNFVEHAAKAPKPIEIDVHNKQVRLFLPGFDKKQVKLTQSGPEVTIEAGDHRRNIFLPPALSGKPITGAKFQNSYLIISF is encoded by the coding sequence ATGGCATTGATACTAACATTTTTAGGTAAAAACGGTATTGGTCGCAGCAAAATAGCGATCGCTGCGGCCCGGTTTTTGGCAAGTCAGGGAAAACGGGTACTTCTAGCAGGACTAGCGGATCCCACACTACCGATTTTATTAGGAACTAGTCTATCTGCGGATCCTGAACAAATTGCTCCTAATTTAGAAGCAGTGCAGTTTCAGGTCTCTGTTATGCTAGAGCGAAATTGGGAAGAGGTAAAAAAGCTAGAGGCACAATATCTACGTACGCCCATTATTCAAGACGTGTACGGACAGGAATTGGTAGTATTGCCAGGTATGGACAATGCTCTAGCGCTCAATGCTATTCGTGAATATGATGCCAGTGGTAAATATGACGTAATTATCTATGATGGTACTGGCGATATTTTTACCTTGAGGATGCTGGGAATGCCTGAATCTCTTAGCTGGTATATTCGACGTTTTCGTCAGTTGTTAGCCAATTCTGATTTAGGTAGGGCAATTTCTGAGTCACCCCTGATTCAACCGGTAATTACTAGCCTGTTTAATGTGAATTGGACTGCTGAAAATTTTGCTCAGCCAGCTAACCAAATCAATAACTTTCTTGATCAGGGGAAAGCAGCCTTAGCTGATCCTACTCGTGTCTGTGGCTTTTTAGTGACAACAGCAGACTCTATTGATGTAGCCAATGCCCGTTATCTTTGGGGGACTGCCCAACAAGTTGGTTTAACTGTTGGGGGAATAATTCTCTTATATGCCGATACAAGCAATAATTTATCCACAGAGTTTGCTCCCTTACCCGTTAGTATGGTTCCCGATATATGCTCGGGAAACTGGCAACCAATGATTGATGCTTTACCAAACTTTGTTGAACATGCAGCTAAGGCTCCTAAGCCGATAGAAATAGACGTACATAATAAACAGGTACGACTGTTTTTACCAGGATTTGACAAAAAACAGGTGAAACTAACTCAATCTGGTCCGGAGGTGACGATAGAAGCAGGAGACCATCGCCGCAATATCTTTTTACCCCCAGCACTTAGTGGTAAACCCATTACCGGAGCTAAGTTTCAAAATAGTTATTTGATTATTTCTTTTTAA
- the petP gene encoding cytochrome b6f subunit PetP, giving the protein MKVGQEVKVFRLRDRVSSAIAEKLGKVGVIEDYKITDGNGVGFVVKFEDKSSTWFFEDELKPVS; this is encoded by the coding sequence ATGAAAGTTGGACAGGAAGTAAAAGTGTTTCGTTTGCGCGATCGCGTATCCTCTGCTATAGCTGAAAAATTAGGCAAGGTTGGTGTCATCGAGGATTATAAAATAACCGATGGTAATGGCGTGGGTTTTGTAGTTAAATTTGAGGATAAGAGCAGCACTTGGTTTTTTGAGGATGAACTCAAACCAGTCTCTTAA
- a CDS encoding cysteine desulfurase family protein, with protein sequence MQIYLDYSATTPTRPEAIAIMESVLKEQWGNPSSLHQWGNRAALILETARIQVAGLINAVPESIIFTSGGTESDNLAIMGVAQYYHQPQHIIISSVEHSAISAPISMLESWGWQITRLQVDRKARVNPEDLKLAFRDNTVLVSIIYGQSEVGTVQPILDLAKITKSNNVLFHTDAVQVGGRLPLDVNSLPVDLLSLSSHKIYGPLGAGALYVRPGVQLIPLLGGGGQENNLRSGTQALPAIAGFGVAAKLAGQELEMERPRLIQLRDRLFSKLAHTPGLIPTGDMVERLPHHVSFCIDYADGERISGKTLVRQLNLAGIGISAGAACNSGKLTPSPVLVAMGYGGRLALGGIRLTIGKETTVADIDWTVVVLQQILHRLLKY encoded by the coding sequence ATGCAAATTTATTTAGATTACAGTGCAACTACTCCAACCCGCCCAGAAGCCATTGCCATAATGGAATCAGTGCTAAAAGAACAATGGGGTAACCCCTCCAGCTTGCACCAATGGGGTAATCGTGCAGCATTAATTTTGGAAACTGCCAGAATACAAGTAGCAGGGTTAATCAATGCTGTTCCAGAATCTATCATTTTTACTTCGGGGGGAACTGAATCAGACAATTTAGCAATTATGGGCGTGGCACAATATTATCACCAACCTCAACATATCATTATTTCCAGTGTAGAACACTCGGCAATTTCCGCACCCATAAGCATGCTGGAAAGTTGGGGTTGGCAGATTACCCGTTTACAAGTGGATAGAAAAGCTAGGGTCAATCCGGAAGATCTAAAGTTAGCTTTTAGGGATAACACTGTTCTAGTATCTATCATTTATGGACAAAGTGAAGTGGGTACGGTACAACCCATACTAGACCTGGCTAAAATAACTAAGTCAAACAATGTTTTATTTCATACTGATGCCGTACAAGTTGGCGGAAGATTACCATTAGATGTCAATAGTCTACCAGTAGATCTATTAAGCTTATCTAGTCATAAAATTTATGGTCCCTTGGGTGCAGGTGCTTTATATGTTCGTCCAGGGGTGCAGTTAATACCCCTACTAGGTGGAGGAGGTCAAGAGAATAATCTCCGCTCTGGTACACAAGCACTACCAGCTATAGCAGGTTTTGGGGTAGCTGCAAAATTGGCAGGTCAAGAACTGGAAATGGAAAGACCACGATTAATTCAGTTGCGCGATCGCCTATTTAGTAAGTTAGCACATACTCCGGGTTTAATTCCCACGGGGGACATGGTGGAAAGATTGCCACACCATGTTAGTTTTTGTATAGACTACGCAGACGGAGAAAGAATCAGTGGTAAGACTCTAGTACGTCAGTTAAATTTAGCTGGTATTGGTATTAGTGCGGGTGCAGCTTGTAATAGCGGCAAATTAACTCCCAGTCCAGTGTTAGTGGCTATGGGTTACGGTGGGAGATTGGCTTTAGGGGGAATTAGATTAACGATAGGGAAAGAAACCACAGTAGCGGATATTGATTGGACTGTTGTAGTCTTGCAGCAAATCTTACATAGATTGTTGAAATATTAA
- a CDS encoding phospholipase D-like domain-containing protein yields MCIPSKLKNSFYILLFFSTISGCQKIPSSRQLLPPLPQDPLIQVYFNHAQSSEYQESYRLQTRLGDDLEKQIIHSILQAKSTIDVAVQELRLPKIAQALIEKQRAGVEIRLILENQYSLPWQDLNSRMVQNLPWREKNKQQTLRSLIDINKDGKITSEEIKQRDAIAMIQNSQIPWIDDTADGSKGSGLMHHKFMVIDSKLVIISSANFTPSDTFGDVNNLQSLGNANNLVKIDSPELANLFTQEFNIMWDDGPGGKLDSKFGLQKPQRPWQKITAGNSQITVKFSPLSRTQIWSKSTNGLIGKTLNMAVENIDMALFVFSDQKIANILENRHNQNVKIRALIDAQFAHRYYSEALDMMGISISDNCKYEKDNRPWQNPITTVGVPSLLPGDVLHHKFAVIDHQIVITGSHNWSEAANHNNDESLIIVENPTVAAHFQREFHRLYQTIKLELPSTIKAKIDQEIQECLPVETQGKNL; encoded by the coding sequence ATGTGCATACCATCTAAGTTGAAAAATTCGTTTTATATCCTCTTATTTTTTTCCACCATCAGTGGTTGTCAAAAAATACCATCCTCCCGTCAGCTTTTACCACCCCTACCCCAGGATCCATTGATTCAAGTTTACTTCAATCATGCCCAATCTTCAGAATATCAAGAAAGCTACCGTTTGCAAACCCGTTTAGGGGATGATTTAGAAAAACAAATCATCCATAGCATTTTACAAGCAAAATCCACCATAGATGTAGCTGTGCAGGAATTAAGATTACCAAAAATTGCCCAAGCATTAATAGAAAAACAACGAGCTGGTGTGGAAATTAGGTTAATCTTAGAAAACCAGTATTCTCTTCCTTGGCAAGATCTAAACTCTAGGATGGTGCAAAACTTACCTTGGAGAGAGAAGAACAAACAGCAAACCTTGAGATCCCTTATAGATATTAATAAGGACGGGAAAATTACCTCTGAAGAAATTAAACAACGAGATGCCATAGCCATGATTCAAAATAGCCAAATTCCTTGGATAGATGATACTGCTGATGGTTCTAAAGGTAGTGGTTTAATGCACCATAAGTTTATGGTTATAGATAGTAAATTGGTAATTATTAGTTCTGCCAATTTCACCCCTAGTGATACTTTTGGAGATGTGAATAATCTCCAGAGTTTAGGGAATGCTAATAACTTAGTGAAAATTGACAGTCCAGAATTGGCCAATTTATTCACCCAAGAATTTAACATTATGTGGGACGATGGACCAGGAGGTAAATTAGATAGTAAATTCGGACTACAAAAACCTCAACGTCCGTGGCAAAAGATTACCGCAGGTAATAGCCAAATAACCGTAAAGTTTTCCCCTCTTTCCCGTACCCAAATCTGGAGTAAGTCTACTAATGGATTAATTGGTAAAACTCTCAATATGGCAGTGGAAAATATAGATATGGCATTATTTGTTTTTTCTGACCAAAAAATTGCCAACATCTTGGAAAATCGCCATAATCAAAATGTTAAGATCCGAGCTTTAATAGATGCTCAATTTGCTCACCGCTACTACAGTGAAGCTTTAGATATGATGGGTATATCTATTAGTGATAACTGTAAATATGAAAAGGATAATCGCCCCTGGCAAAATCCTATTACCACAGTAGGAGTACCCAGTTTATTACCAGGAGACGTACTACACCACAAGTTTGCGGTTATTGACCACCAAATTGTAATTACTGGTTCTCATAACTGGTCAGAAGCTGCAAATCATAATAATGATGAAAGTTTAATTATTGTGGAAAATCCCACGGTAGCAGCACATTTTCAAAGGGAATTCCATCGTCTTTACCAAACTATTAAGCTAGAATTACCTTCCACAATCAAAGCTAAAATAGACCAGGAAATACAAGAATGTTTGCCAGTAGAAACACAAGGTAAAAATCTTTAA
- the psbD gene encoding photosystem II D2 protein (photosystem q(a) protein), whose product MTIAVGRAPSRGWFDVLDDWLKRDRFVFVGWSGVLLFPCAFLALGGWLTGTTFVTSWYTHGLASSYLEGANFLTVAVSTPADSMGHSLLFLWGPEAQGDFTRWCQLGGLWPFVALHGAFGLIGFMLRQFEIARLVGIRPYNALAFSGPIAVFVSVFLMYPLGQSSWFFAPSFGVAAIFRFLLFLQGFHNWTLNPFHMMGVAGILGGALLCAIHGATVENTLFEDGEGSNTFPAFNPTQSEETYSMVTANRFWSQIFGIAFSNKRWLHFFMLFVPVTGLWMSAVGIVGLALNLRAYDFVSQELRAAEDPEFETFYTKNILLNEGIRAWMAPQDQPHEQFVFPEEVLPRGNAL is encoded by the coding sequence ATGACTATTGCAGTTGGACGCGCCCCTTCCAGAGGGTGGTTTGACGTATTAGATGACTGGTTGAAGCGCGATCGCTTTGTATTTGTAGGTTGGTCAGGAGTATTACTATTCCCCTGTGCCTTCCTAGCATTAGGCGGTTGGTTAACCGGTACTACTTTCGTTACATCTTGGTATACCCATGGTTTAGCCTCCTCCTACTTAGAAGGAGCTAACTTCTTGACAGTAGCAGTATCCACCCCTGCAGACAGTATGGGACACTCCCTATTATTTCTATGGGGTCCAGAAGCTCAAGGTGACTTTACCCGCTGGTGTCAACTAGGTGGTTTGTGGCCCTTTGTTGCTTTACATGGTGCCTTTGGACTAATTGGCTTCATGTTGCGTCAATTTGAAATTGCTAGACTAGTAGGTATTCGTCCTTATAATGCTCTGGCATTTTCCGGTCCGATTGCCGTATTTGTCAGCGTTTTCTTGATGTACCCCTTGGGACAATCCAGCTGGTTCTTTGCACCTAGTTTTGGCGTAGCAGCCATATTCCGGTTCCTATTATTCCTCCAAGGTTTCCACAACTGGACCTTAAACCCCTTCCACATGATGGGTGTAGCAGGAATCTTAGGTGGAGCTTTACTATGTGCTATCCATGGTGCAACAGTAGAAAACACCCTATTTGAAGATGGCGAAGGTTCCAACACCTTCCCCGCATTCAATCCTACCCAATCAGAAGAAACCTACTCCATGGTGACAGCAAACCGTTTCTGGTCACAGATTTTCGGGATTGCTTTTTCCAACAAGCGCTGGTTACACTTCTTCATGTTGTTTGTACCCGTTACCGGATTGTGGATGAGTGCTGTAGGGATTGTAGGTTTAGCATTAAACCTGCGAGCTTATGACTTCGTATCCCAAGAATTACGGGCAGCAGAAGACCCAGAGTTTGAAACATTCTATACCAAGAACATTTTATTAAACGAGGGTATCCGAGCTTGGATGGCGCCTCAAGACCAACCTCATGAACAGTTTGTCTTCCCAGAGGAAGTATTGCCACGTGGTAATGCTCTGTAA
- a CDS encoding energy-coupling factor ABC transporter ATP-binding protein: MTSSGIEVEHLNFFWPNGEQAIKSCSLTVPKGEFWMLLGTNGSGKSTLLRLIAGLLVPQSGRIDILSPLGFVFQNPDHQLVMPTVGADVAFGLVPEKLSTSMVKARVEEALQAVNLLSVQRRPIYALSGGQKQRVAIAGAIARHCEVLLLDEPTALLDPDSQLELVTTVRQLVKTRSIAALWVTHRLEELNYCDGAFLLEQGVLVAAGDPELLKQRLTGSQ; encoded by the coding sequence ATGACATCATCAGGCATCGAAGTTGAACATTTAAACTTCTTTTGGCCTAATGGAGAGCAGGCAATTAAATCTTGCTCTCTTACTGTCCCTAAAGGTGAATTTTGGATGCTTTTAGGGACTAATGGTAGTGGGAAGTCAACTCTTTTGAGGTTAATTGCCGGTCTATTAGTTCCACAATCCGGTAGGATTGACATTTTATCTCCTCTGGGTTTTGTCTTCCAAAATCCCGATCACCAGTTAGTTATGCCTACTGTGGGAGCTGATGTGGCTTTTGGACTGGTTCCGGAAAAACTTTCTACTTCTATGGTTAAGGCCAGAGTAGAGGAGGCTTTGCAAGCTGTTAATTTGCTATCTGTGCAACGCAGACCTATTTATGCCCTTTCTGGTGGACAGAAACAGCGTGTGGCTATTGCTGGAGCGATCGCTCGTCACTGTGAAGTTTTATTATTGGATGAACCCACCGCTTTATTAGACCCTGATAGTCAATTAGAGTTGGTGACGACTGTGCGTCAATTAGTCAAAACTCGGTCTATTGCCGCTCTGTGGGTTACCCATAGACTAGAGGAGTTAAATTATTGTGATGGTGCTTTTTTATTGGAGCAGGGGGTTTTAGTAGCAGCTGGGGATCCGGAACTCCTGAAACAGCGGTTAACCGGATCCCAATGA
- a CDS encoding NYN domain-containing protein, with the protein MPPSTIPSILLVDGYNIIGSWPCLKKTRDDSSMEAARDHLVELITNYSAFEGYESHIVFDAHYQNTPSNREMITDFLTVHYTEFGQTADTYIEKVCAGLRHQVAQCLVSRVIVATSDRAQQLVVQGYGAEWLSARQLCNQVEAKVCQMRNQHQSQKKSKGRFLSHSINDEARQKLIRLRMGL; encoded by the coding sequence ATGCCCCCTTCTACTATTCCATCCATTCTACTGGTGGATGGCTACAACATTATAGGCTCATGGCCTTGTCTCAAAAAAACCCGTGATGATTCTAGTATGGAAGCAGCTCGCGACCATTTGGTGGAACTAATCACCAACTACAGCGCGTTTGAAGGATATGAGTCTCATATAGTTTTTGACGCCCATTATCAGAACACCCCTAGCAATAGGGAAATGATTACTGATTTCCTCACTGTCCACTATACAGAGTTTGGACAAACTGCTGATACTTATATCGAAAAGGTTTGTGCGGGTCTACGTCACCAAGTTGCACAATGTTTAGTTTCTCGCGTAATTGTAGCCACTTCAGACCGGGCTCAACAGTTAGTAGTTCAAGGCTATGGTGCGGAGTGGTTATCAGCCAGACAATTATGTAACCAGGTAGAAGCAAAGGTTTGTCAGATGCGTAATCAACACCAATCACAAAAAAAATCTAAGGGTAGATTTTTATCCCATTCTATAAATGATGAAGCTAGACAAAAGTTAATTCGTCTAAGAATGGGTCTCTAG